In Dioscorea cayenensis subsp. rotundata cultivar TDr96_F1 chromosome 9, TDr96_F1_v2_PseudoChromosome.rev07_lg8_w22 25.fasta, whole genome shotgun sequence, a genomic segment contains:
- the LOC120269238 gene encoding uncharacterized protein LOC120269238 isoform X1, with protein sequence MAEGRGRGQKLVVQEDFVVADGTRSAIIHGGETEMEEGEDQGVQEEHISFEIAMETLKRDSDEGTHFHAYSMRTFCSCRMTENEYLGQRNGILDQSSVMLSKYGCRIHMNCKVSYPFSR encoded by the exons ATGGCGGAGGGAAGAGGACGAGGTCAAAAGCTGGTAGTGCAAGAGGATTTTGTAGTAGCTGATGGGACTAGATCGGCGATTATCCATGGTGGGGAAACTGAGATGGAGGAAGGGGAGGATCAGGGTGTGCAGGAGGAGCATATCTCTTTTGAGATAGCGATGGAGACCTTGAAGAGGGACTCTGATG AAGGTACACATTTTCATGCTTACAGTATGAGGACATTTTGTTCATGCAGAATGACTGAAAACGAATACTTAGGTCAAAGAAATGGTATTCTTGATCAGTCATCGGTAATGCTTTCTAAATATGGTTGTCGAATACACATGAACTGCAAGGTAAGCTACCCATTTTCAAGGTGA
- the LOC120269238 gene encoding uncharacterized protein LOC120269238 isoform X2, with product MAEGRGRGQKLVVQEDFVVADGTRSAIIHGGETEMEEGEDQGVQEEHISFEIAMETLKRDSDEGTHFHAYSMRTFCSCRMTENEYLGQRNGILDQSSVMLSKYGCRIHMNCKQSRS from the exons ATGGCGGAGGGAAGAGGACGAGGTCAAAAGCTGGTAGTGCAAGAGGATTTTGTAGTAGCTGATGGGACTAGATCGGCGATTATCCATGGTGGGGAAACTGAGATGGAGGAAGGGGAGGATCAGGGTGTGCAGGAGGAGCATATCTCTTTTGAGATAGCGATGGAGACCTTGAAGAGGGACTCTGATG AAGGTACACATTTTCATGCTTACAGTATGAGGACATTTTGTTCATGCAGAATGACTGAAAACGAATACTTAGGTCAAAGAAATGGTATTCTTGATCAGTCATCGGTAATGCTTTCTAAATATGGTTGTCGAATACACATGAACTGCAAG CAATCAAGGAGTTAA